A stretch of Nonomuraea africana DNA encodes these proteins:
- a CDS encoding NAD(P)-dependent oxidoreductase — protein MNHITDTPVTVIGLGLMGQALAGAFLKAGHPTTVWNRTTSKADRLVAEGARLAPTVGDALKAGSLTIICVTDYQAMHELLGASDIELDGTMLINLTSGDSAQAREAAQWAEQRGARYLDGAIMAIPPAIGTAEAVILHSGPQSDFEAHKSTLDALGTVTYLGADHGLASLYDVAGLAMMWSVLNAWLQGTALLRTAGVDAATYAPFAQQIAAGVAEWLPGYAEQIDRGSFPAEVSALETDARAMAHLIEESEAVGVNAELPKLIKAMADRSIAAGHGGEQYPVLIEEFGKPGDA, from the coding sequence ATGAACCACATAACCGATACACCCGTGACAGTCATCGGACTCGGACTGATGGGCCAGGCACTCGCCGGCGCGTTCCTGAAAGCCGGGCATCCCACCACCGTGTGGAACCGTACGACCTCCAAGGCCGACCGGCTGGTGGCCGAGGGTGCACGGCTGGCGCCAACGGTTGGCGACGCGCTCAAGGCAGGTTCCCTGACGATCATCTGCGTCACCGACTACCAGGCCATGCACGAGCTGCTCGGCGCGAGCGATATCGAGCTGGACGGCACGATGTTGATCAACCTGACCTCGGGCGACTCGGCCCAGGCCCGGGAAGCCGCCCAATGGGCCGAGCAGCGCGGCGCCCGTTACCTGGACGGCGCCATCATGGCCATCCCGCCGGCGATCGGGACCGCCGAGGCGGTGATTCTGCACAGCGGGCCGCAGTCGGACTTCGAGGCACACAAGTCAACACTCGACGCGCTCGGCACCGTCACCTACCTTGGTGCGGACCATGGGCTGGCGTCCCTGTACGACGTGGCCGGCCTAGCCATGATGTGGAGCGTGTTGAACGCCTGGCTCCAGGGCACTGCCCTGCTCAGGACGGCCGGTGTTGACGCCGCAACGTATGCGCCGTTCGCGCAGCAGATCGCTGCCGGTGTGGCCGAATGGCTGCCTGGGTATGCCGAGCAGATCGACCGCGGCTCCTTCCCGGCCGAGGTGTCGGCCCTGGAGACCGACGCGCGGGCGATGGCACACCTGATCGAGGAGAGCGAGGCGGTGGGTGTCAACGCCGAACTGCCGAAGTTGATCAAGGCGATGGCCGACCGCTCGATCGCCGCCGGACACGGTGGGGAGCAGTATCCCGTGCTGATCGAAGAGTTCGGCAAACCCGGCGACGCCTGA
- a CDS encoding MerR family transcriptional regulator: MDLLPIGQFARLSRLSVKQLRHYADLGLLRPAHVDDDTGYRYYHPSQARQALSIGLLRSLDVPLSVIGQVLSGTAGALGQVRDDLDSELRRRRRTLAALERVMADGLPAAQIRVVDEPARMVALTREQAHDDLDVGRATSACVARLLAAAAETAPRLIGLFPVDLTEPLTVEVALETGAPVAGATARVLPGGRFAQATHIGPYDQISLTAHALLAWCAERNHPVHGPLREVYASDPATTPADQLITHLQIPLEEHP; this comes from the coding sequence ATGGACCTCCTGCCAATCGGGCAGTTCGCCCGTCTCAGCAGGCTCAGCGTCAAACAGCTGCGCCACTACGCCGACCTCGGCCTGCTGAGGCCCGCCCACGTCGACGACGACACCGGCTACCGCTACTACCACCCCTCCCAGGCCCGCCAGGCGCTGTCGATCGGGTTGCTGCGGTCACTGGACGTGCCGCTGTCGGTCATCGGGCAGGTCCTGTCGGGGACGGCGGGCGCGCTCGGCCAGGTCCGCGACGACCTCGACAGCGAACTGCGGCGCCGCCGCCGCACCCTCGCCGCCCTGGAGCGGGTCATGGCCGACGGCCTGCCGGCCGCCCAGATCCGCGTGGTCGACGAGCCCGCCCGCATGGTGGCGCTGACGCGGGAGCAGGCCCACGATGATCTGGACGTGGGCCGCGCCACCTCGGCGTGCGTGGCCAGGCTGCTGGCCGCCGCCGCCGAGACGGCGCCCCGCCTGATCGGGCTGTTCCCCGTCGACCTGACCGAACCGCTCACCGTCGAGGTGGCGCTGGAGACCGGCGCGCCCGTCGCCGGCGCCACCGCCCGCGTCCTGCCCGGCGGACGCTTCGCCCAGGCCACCCACATCGGCCCCTACGACCAGATCTCGCTGACCGCGCACGCCCTGCTGGCCTGGTGCGCCGAACGCAACCACCCCGTCCACGGCCCCCTTAGGGAGGTCTACGCCAGCGACCCGGCCACCACCCCCGCCGACCAGCTCATCACCCACCTGCAGATCCCCTTGGAGGAACACCCGTGA
- a CDS encoding nitroreductase/quinone reductase family protein — MPNEFNQQIIEEFRANRGQVGGYFEGARLLLLTTTGARSGARHTTPLGYLPDGGEQVLVIASAGGAARHPDWFHNIVANPRVRVENGVFTYDAQAVVLEGEEREQAFARAVEADPGWADYQAKTTRLIPVVALREIPSGPPNVNAESFGAALKLIHDAFRRELALIRKEVTESGPGLGVQLRVNCLTVCQGLHHHHTHEDAGMFPALAARHPELAPTLERLGEEHQKIAALIEELQQLVSTDSPDPAVVLPEVERLIDALESHLAYEEEQLIPILDA, encoded by the coding sequence ATGCCGAACGAGTTCAACCAGCAGATCATCGAGGAGTTCCGCGCCAACCGAGGACAGGTGGGCGGATACTTCGAAGGAGCCAGGCTGCTCCTGCTGACCACCACGGGCGCGCGCTCGGGCGCCCGGCACACGACCCCTCTCGGATACCTGCCCGACGGCGGCGAACAGGTCCTGGTCATCGCCTCGGCCGGCGGCGCCGCCCGCCATCCGGACTGGTTCCACAACATCGTGGCCAACCCCCGCGTCCGGGTCGAGAACGGCGTCTTCACCTACGACGCGCAGGCCGTCGTCCTGGAGGGCGAGGAACGCGAGCAGGCCTTCGCCCGCGCGGTCGAGGCCGACCCCGGATGGGCCGACTACCAGGCCAAGACCACCCGCCTCATCCCCGTCGTCGCCCTGCGGGAGATCCCGAGCGGGCCGCCGAACGTGAACGCCGAATCGTTCGGCGCGGCGCTCAAGCTCATCCACGACGCCTTCAGGCGGGAACTCGCGCTGATCCGCAAGGAGGTCACCGAGTCCGGTCCCGGCCTCGGCGTCCAGCTGCGGGTGAACTGCCTGACCGTCTGCCAGGGGCTGCACCACCACCACACCCACGAGGACGCGGGGATGTTCCCGGCCCTGGCCGCGCGCCATCCCGAACTGGCTCCGACCTTGGAGCGGCTGGGCGAGGAGCACCAGAAGATCGCCGCCCTGATCGAGGAGCTGCAGCAGCTGGTCTCCACCGACAGCCCGGACCCCGCCGTGGTGCTGCCGGAGGTCGAGCGGCTCATCGACGCGCTGGAGAGCCACCTGGCCTACGAGGAGGAGCAGCTGATCCCCATCCTCGACGCGTAG
- a CDS encoding erythromycin esterase family protein has translation MSLLPGLDAVLAYLAQADPEFRIDPGVRDTASAFAAPSSFSAPAAFAAYGQLTPEAKDALTASLADLAARMTARRLDCLRRTTVDAYERALRSLRLTVTLDSAIRAMASGDQQSMLFNRDAAIADTVEWILRREDRIVVAAHNGHVQRWPCASGLACGDTDGHAPRRSPR, from the coding sequence ATGTCCCTGCTGCCCGGTCTGGACGCCGTGCTCGCCTACCTCGCGCAGGCCGATCCCGAATTCCGGATCGACCCCGGCGTCCGGGACACGGCGTCCGCCTTCGCGGCGCCGTCCTCGTTCTCCGCACCGGCGGCCTTCGCCGCCTACGGACAGCTCACCCCCGAAGCCAAGGACGCGCTCACCGCGAGCCTGGCCGACCTCGCCGCCCGCATGACGGCCCGGCGCCTGGACTGCCTGCGACGGACCACCGTCGACGCCTACGAGCGCGCGCTGCGTTCACTGCGCCTCACGGTGACCCTCGACTCGGCCATCCGCGCGATGGCCAGCGGCGACCAGCAGAGCATGCTGTTCAATCGCGACGCCGCGATCGCCGACACGGTCGAATGGATCCTGCGCAGGGAGGACCGGATCGTCGTCGCCGCCCACAACGGCCACGTCCAGCGCTGGCCCTGCGCTTCCGGGCTCGCCTGCGGCGACACCGATGGGCATGCACCTCGCCGATCGCCTCGGTGA
- a CDS encoding MerR family transcriptional regulator, translated as MRIGELSRRAGVNAHQLRYYEAQGLLEADRGANGYREYNESAVLRVKQIRHLLGAGLSSEDIAYLLPCAVGEAPELLGCPELLAAMRSRLQRLDDQMSRLAQSRDALADYIDAADRMGSESYPPFDGADQEPVPA; from the coding sequence ATGCGGATCGGGGAACTGAGTCGTCGGGCGGGCGTCAACGCCCATCAGTTGCGCTACTACGAGGCCCAGGGCCTGCTGGAGGCAGACCGCGGCGCGAACGGTTACCGCGAGTACAACGAGAGCGCCGTGCTGCGGGTGAAGCAGATCCGGCACCTGCTTGGTGCCGGTTTGTCCTCTGAGGACATCGCGTACCTGCTGCCCTGTGCGGTCGGAGAGGCCCCGGAGCTGCTCGGGTGTCCCGAGTTGCTGGCCGCGATGCGGTCACGGCTGCAGCGACTGGACGATCAGATGTCCAGGCTCGCTCAATCCCGCGACGCTCTTGCCGACTACATTGATGCGGCCGATCGAATGGGCAGCGAGAGCTATCCACCCTTTGACGGTGCTGACCAGGAGCCCGTCCCCGCCTGA
- a CDS encoding ATP-binding cassette domain-containing protein, producing MSEAIVITGARTNNLKNVSLRIPKNRLVVFTGVSGSGKSSIVFDTIAVESQRQLNETFPTFVRNRLPRYEKPEAEAIEHLSAAIVVDQKPIGGNARSTVGTMTDISSILRVLFSRYGEPSAGYSFAYSFNDPQGMCPECDGLGRRLELDLGAFLDEELSLEEGAIRFPLFGVGTWQWQIYARSDTFDPAKPLKHYTDAERELFLHGQGFSVAVRGKNGTLNKVAYEGVADRFTRLYLKRDLSELSGRNREAVLAVVSEGVCRSCGGARLNAKALASRIGGHSIADYGAMEVTDLIAELGRLDYPVAGAAVAALRRVEQIGLGYLSLDRETSTVSGGEAQRLKMVRHLGSSLTGMTYIFDEPSAGLHPADVHRMNSLLLQLRDQGNTVMVVEHDPQVIEIADHVIDLGPGAGVHGGQVVFEGPVAELTDTLTGTHLRRRTSIKEQPRTPSGWLTVEHASLHNLDDVSVRLPVGVLTAVTGVAGSGKSTLIGQVFVAAHPEAVVVDQGAIAVSSRSSPASAIGVMDGIRAAFAKANGVKAGLFSFNSAGACPECEGRGVIYTDLAFMDPVTRTCETCEGRRFNAEALSYRLRGRTIAEVLAMTSEQASAFFADAGAAAIAARLRSLVEVGLGYLTLGQPTSTLSGGERQRLKLAGELGRTGSLYVLDEPTTGLHLADVEALVDLLDRLVEQGNTVIVIEHDLQVIRRADWVIDLGPGGGRHGGRVLYEGPPAGLGEAAGSVTGRFLRS from the coding sequence ATGAGCGAGGCCATCGTCATCACCGGCGCACGGACCAACAACCTCAAGAACGTCTCCCTGCGCATCCCGAAGAACCGGCTGGTGGTCTTCACCGGCGTCTCGGGCTCGGGCAAGTCCTCCATCGTCTTCGACACGATCGCCGTGGAGTCGCAGCGCCAGCTCAACGAGACGTTCCCGACGTTCGTCCGCAACCGCCTGCCCCGCTACGAGAAACCCGAGGCCGAGGCGATCGAGCACCTGTCGGCCGCGATCGTCGTCGACCAGAAGCCGATCGGCGGCAACGCCCGCTCCACCGTCGGCACCATGACCGACATCTCCTCCATCCTGCGGGTGCTGTTCTCCCGATACGGCGAGCCGAGCGCGGGCTACTCCTTCGCCTACTCCTTCAACGACCCGCAGGGCATGTGCCCGGAGTGCGACGGTCTGGGCCGCAGGCTCGAGCTCGACCTCGGCGCCTTCCTCGACGAGGAGCTGTCGCTGGAGGAGGGGGCGATCAGGTTCCCGCTGTTCGGGGTCGGCACCTGGCAGTGGCAGATCTACGCCCGCTCCGACACCTTCGACCCGGCCAAGCCGCTGAAGCACTACACCGACGCCGAGCGGGAGCTGTTCCTGCACGGTCAGGGCTTCAGCGTGGCGGTCAGGGGCAAGAACGGCACCCTCAACAAGGTCGCCTACGAGGGGGTGGCCGATCGCTTCACCCGCCTGTATCTCAAGCGCGACCTGTCGGAGCTGAGCGGCAGGAACCGTGAGGCGGTGCTGGCGGTGGTCAGTGAGGGGGTGTGCCGCTCGTGCGGGGGCGCGCGCCTCAACGCCAAGGCGCTGGCCAGCAGGATCGGCGGGCATTCCATCGCCGACTACGGCGCGATGGAGGTCACCGACCTCATCGCCGAGCTGGGCAGGCTCGACTATCCGGTGGCCGGGGCGGCGGTGGCGGCGCTGCGGCGGGTGGAGCAGATCGGTCTCGGCTACCTGTCGCTCGACAGGGAGACCTCGACCGTCTCCGGCGGGGAGGCGCAGCGGCTGAAGATGGTGCGGCATCTGGGTTCCAGCCTGACCGGGATGACCTACATCTTCGACGAGCCCAGCGCGGGGCTGCATCCCGCCGACGTGCACCGGATGAACTCCCTGCTGCTGCAGCTGCGCGACCAGGGCAACACGGTCATGGTGGTCGAGCACGATCCGCAGGTGATCGAGATCGCCGACCACGTCATCGACCTGGGGCCCGGCGCGGGGGTGCACGGGGGCCAGGTGGTCTTCGAGGGCCCGGTCGCGGAGTTGACGGACACGCTGACCGGGACACACCTGCGTCGCCGTACCTCGATCAAGGAGCAACCGCGCACGCCGTCCGGGTGGCTGACGGTCGAGCACGCGAGCCTGCACAATCTCGACGACGTCAGCGTGCGCCTGCCGGTCGGGGTGCTGACGGCGGTGACGGGTGTGGCCGGGTCGGGCAAGTCGACGCTGATCGGGCAGGTGTTCGTGGCCGCCCATCCGGAGGCGGTGGTGGTCGACCAGGGGGCCATCGCGGTCAGCTCGCGCTCGAGTCCCGCCTCGGCGATCGGGGTGATGGACGGCATCAGGGCGGCGTTCGCCAAGGCCAACGGGGTCAAGGCCGGGTTGTTCAGCTTCAACTCGGCCGGGGCGTGTCCCGAGTGCGAGGGGCGCGGAGTCATCTACACCGATCTGGCGTTCATGGATCCGGTGACGCGCACCTGCGAGACGTGCGAGGGACGGCGTTTCAACGCCGAGGCCCTGTCGTACCGATTGCGCGGGCGGACGATCGCCGAGGTGCTGGCGATGACGTCGGAGCAGGCGTCGGCCTTCTTCGCCGACGCCGGCGCGGCGGCGATCGCGGCCAGGTTGCGCAGCCTGGTGGAGGTGGGGCTGGGCTACCTGACGCTGGGCCAGCCGACCTCGACGCTGTCGGGCGGTGAGCGGCAGCGGCTGAAGCTGGCCGGTGAGCTGGGCCGCACCGGCAGCCTGTACGTGCTGGACGAGCCGACCACCGGCCTGCACCTGGCCGACGTGGAGGCGCTGGTCGACCTGCTCGATCGGCTGGTCGAGCAGGGCAACACGGTCATCGTCATCGAGCACGACCTGCAGGTGATCAGGCGCGCCGACTGGGTGATCGATCTCGGCCCTGGTGGCGGGCGGCACGGCGGGCGCGTCCTCTACGAGGGCCCGCCCGCCGGTCTGGGCGAGGCGGCCGGCTCCGTCACGGGGCGGTTCCTGCGCTCCTGA
- a CDS encoding GyrI-like domain-containing protein encodes MKTTYGPVTALTVTGLGEPGGGEHLSAINALYTVAAAMNAPVGPLEGRWWVEDEPPPLEVPREQWRWHLHLPLPAVPAAGEMERARETARTSGAAVDRVQVVTFTEGECVELLHEGPYSDEHITLAAMAEYMAAHGLVANGLHHEVYLSDLQESDPAKMRTVLRQPVRSAGTAP; translated from the coding sequence GTGAAGACCACCTACGGCCCCGTCACCGCGCTGACCGTCACCGGACTCGGCGAACCCGGCGGCGGCGAGCACCTTTCGGCGATCAACGCCCTCTACACCGTCGCCGCGGCCATGAACGCCCCCGTCGGCCCGCTGGAGGGCCGCTGGTGGGTCGAGGACGAGCCGCCCCCGCTCGAGGTGCCGCGCGAGCAGTGGCGCTGGCACCTGCACCTGCCGCTGCCCGCCGTACCGGCCGCGGGGGAGATGGAGCGCGCCAGGGAGACGGCCCGCACCTCGGGCGCGGCCGTCGACCGGGTGCAGGTCGTCACCTTCACCGAAGGCGAGTGCGTCGAACTGCTGCACGAAGGCCCCTACAGCGATGAGCACATCACGCTGGCGGCGATGGCGGAGTACATGGCCGCCCACGGGCTCGTGGCCAACGGCCTCCACCACGAGGTGTACCTGTCCGACCTGCAGGAGAGCGACCCCGCCAAGATGCGCACCGTGCTTCGCCAGCCGGTCAGGAGCGCAGGAACCGCCCCGTGA
- a CDS encoding erythromycin esterase family protein, translating to MHLADRLGDGYLVIGTTSGTGQALNVAPDFFTGTLFTAMAAPEPGSLDALMDASHDGPFATDLRRLSPDDADAVRAASRQRAGNGAFYSGLNPLEAFDVVVHLPYVTAAEPDDAALAHAPGDVQEAFSQWKPE from the coding sequence ATGCACCTCGCCGATCGCCTCGGTGACGGCTATCTCGTCATCGGCACGACCTCGGGGACCGGCCAGGCCCTCAACGTGGCCCCCGACTTCTTCACCGGCACACTCTTCACCGCGATGGCGGCGCCCGAGCCCGGCAGCCTCGACGCGCTCATGGACGCCAGCCACGACGGCCCCTTCGCGACCGACCTGCGGCGGTTGTCGCCGGACGACGCCGACGCCGTCCGGGCCGCCTCGCGGCAGCGGGCCGGCAACGGGGCGTTCTACTCCGGCCTGAACCCGCTGGAGGCCTTCGACGTCGTCGTGCACCTGCCGTACGTCACGGCGGCCGAACCCGACGACGCCGCGCTCGCCCACGCGCCCGGGGACGTACAGGAGGCCTTCTCCCAGTGGAAGCCCGAGTGA
- a CDS encoding MerR family transcriptional regulator codes for MSVTVGQVARLAGVTVRTLHHYDEIGLLSPSERSQAGYRRYTDADLERLQQVLFYRELGFGLEEIAAILDDPGSDAMTHLRRQHELLMVRIDRLRDMAEAIEVAMEARTLNITLTPEERFEVFGDFRPEQYDEEVERRWGGSSRYAESRRRVASYTKVDWLRLRAEAEGITEDLVAAMKAGLPAAGEAVMDLAERHRAHISRWFYDCTPDIHRCLGELYVTDARFTATIDAAAEGLAAYLRDAIDANADRHATGRSAS; via the coding sequence ATGAGCGTGACAGTGGGGCAGGTGGCGCGGCTGGCCGGGGTGACGGTGCGGACGCTGCACCACTACGACGAGATCGGCCTGCTGTCGCCCAGCGAGCGCAGCCAGGCAGGCTACCGGCGCTACACCGACGCCGACCTGGAGCGGCTGCAGCAGGTGCTGTTCTACAGGGAGCTGGGGTTCGGGCTGGAGGAGATCGCCGCGATCCTCGACGATCCCGGCAGTGACGCGATGACCCATCTGCGCCGCCAGCACGAGCTGCTCATGGTGCGCATCGACCGGCTGCGGGACATGGCCGAGGCGATCGAGGTCGCGATGGAGGCACGCACCCTGAACATCACGCTGACCCCCGAGGAGCGCTTCGAGGTGTTCGGCGATTTCCGTCCCGAACAGTACGACGAGGAGGTGGAGCGGCGCTGGGGCGGCAGCAGCCGGTACGCGGAGAGCCGCCGCCGCGTCGCCTCCTACACCAAGGTCGACTGGCTGCGGCTGCGCGCGGAGGCGGAGGGCATCACCGAAGATCTGGTGGCGGCGATGAAGGCGGGCCTGCCCGCCGCCGGCGAGGCGGTGATGGATCTGGCCGAACGGCACCGCGCGCACATCAGCCGCTGGTTCTACGACTGCACGCCGGACATCCACCGGTGTCTGGGCGAGCTGTACGTCACCGACGCCCGCTTCACCGCGACGATCGACGCGGCCGCCGAGGGCCTGGCCGCCTATCTGCGGGATGCGATCGACGCCAACGCCGACCGGCACGCGACAGGCAGATCGGCGAGCTGA